Proteins encoded together in one Acanthochromis polyacanthus isolate Apoly-LR-REF ecotype Palm Island chromosome 12, KAUST_Apoly_ChrSc, whole genome shotgun sequence window:
- the ano10a gene encoding anoctamin-10 isoform X2, producing the protein MQQELSTDSSGSRFTPLVVVELASNVKEETIAWLLSRIRDQQQNGGAQLFLEQLGPSVEAQEKENPNIFLVGASWQRLLSGAEDVGLFKEYNDGSMRGFTRANKHNFKDFKGDGDGFLSMAECQYIIKHELETLRAKDETHVPGHSQAKLYPGKSIIRRLLSKGLLIQIFPLHEKEELKRLSFSWYKKVKLSLQPLDDIRHYYGEGQALYFGFLEYFTFALVPMALIGVPYYLFDWEDYDKYVVFAVFNLIWCTVILELWKRFSASLAYSWGTLSRKKAFEEPRPGFHGVLGFNPVTGREEPLYPTAKRHLRIYLVSLPFVLLCLYLSLYVMMIYFQMEGWALSVHDEDPTFWTGILIFIPSIIYAVVIEIMNLIYRYAAEFLTEWENHRLESSYQNHLVLKVLVFNFFNCFASLFYIAFVMQDMVLLRQSLATLLITSQILNQFMEAFLPYWLQRRRNKKMIRKVQKKRTLEEKELPLVEQVRLEADMSTYLGTFDDYLELFLLFGYVSLFSCVYPLAAVLVVLNNITEVYSDAFKMCQVFKRPFSDPAANIGVWQLAFEAMSVIAVVTNCALIGMSPQVKAYFPESETQLILWTVAIEHGLLAFKFILAFLIPDIPKHIQIKLSRLEFESLEALKKKKMLEAVELSKTFQ; encoded by the exons ATGCAGCAGGAGCTGTCAACAGACAGCAGTGGCTCCAGGTTCACTCCTCTGGTGGTGGTAGAACTAGCTTCAAACGTTAAGGAGGAGACCATCGCATGGTTGCTCAGCAGGATAAGAGACCAACAGCAGAATGGAG GTGCTCAGCTGTTCTTGGAGCAGTTGGGCCCTTCAGTCGAAGCCCAGGAGAAGGAAAACCCCAATATATTTCTGGTTGGGGCCTCATGGCAGAGGCTGCTCTCTGGTGCTGAGGATGTGGGCCTCTTCAAGGAGTACAACGATGGGTCCATGAGGGGCTTCACACGTGCCAACAAACACAACTTCAAAGACTTTAAAG GGGATGGAGATGGCTTCCTCAGTATGGCTGAGTGTCAGTACATTATCAAACATGAGCTGGAAACACTGCGAGCCAAAGATGAGACTCATGTACCAGGACACAGCCAGGCCAAGCTCTACCCCGGGAAATCTATAA TTCGCAGACTGCTGTCCAAAGGGCTCCTGATCCAAATTTTTCCTCTGCATGAAAAGGAGGAACTAAAGAGGCTCTCCTTTTCCTGGTATAAAAAGGTGAAGTTGTCCCTTCAGCCTCTTG ATGACATCCGACACTACTATGGGGAGGGACAGGCCCTCTACTTTGGCTTTCTAGAGTACTTCACCTTTGCCCTGGTACCTATGGCCCTCATTGGAGTGCCTTACTATCTGTTTGACTGGGAGGACTACGACAAATATGTAGTCTTTGCTGTATTCAACTTGATCTGGTGCACTGTGATCCTAGAG TTATGGAAGCGATTCAGTGCCTCACTAGCCTACAGCTggggcacactgagcaggaaaAAGGCCTTTGAAGAACCTCGACCTGGATTTCATGGTGTCCTCGGGTTCAACCCTGTAACGGGACGTGAGGAGCCACTTTATCCCACCGCCAAGAGGCACCTACGAATCTACCTTGTGTCCCTGCCTTTTGTCCTGCTCTGCCTCTACCTGTCCCTCTACGTCATGATGATCTACTTCCAGATGGAGGGATGGGCGCTGTCGGTCCATGATGAGGACCCCACGTTCTGGACAGGAATACTCATATTCATTCCCAGTATTATCTACGCTGTGGTCATAGAAATCATGAATCTCATCTACAGATACGCCGCTGAGTTCCTCACCGAGTGGG AAAATCACCGACTAGAGTCTTCATACCAGAATCACTTGGTCCTCAAAGTATTAGTA TTCAACTTCTTCAACTGTTTTGCGTCGCTGTTCTACATTGCCTTCGTTATGCAGGACATGGTGCTGCTCAGACAG AGTCTGGCCACCTTGTTGATCACCAGTCAGATCTTGAATCAGTTCATGGAAGCCTTCCTGCCTTACTGGCTCCAGAGGAGGCGCAACAAAAAGATGATCCGCAAAGTCCAGAAGAAAAGAACTTTGGAGGAAAAAGAGCTTCCTCTGGTGGAGCAAGTTCGACTGGAGGCCGACATGAGCACCTACTTG GGCACATTTGATGACTACCTGGAGCTGTTCCTTCTGTTCGGATATGTCAGTCTGTTCTCCTGCGTCTACCCTCTGGCTGCTGTCCTGGTGGTGTTGAACAACATCACTGAGGTTTATTCTGATGCCTTCAAAATGTGTCAAGTGTTCAAACGACCCTTCTCTGACCCAGCTGCAAACATAGGAGTGTGGCAG CTTGCCTTTGAGGCCATGAGTGTGATAGCTGTTGTGACCAACTGTGCACTGATCGGCATGTCCCCACAAGTCAAAGCTTACTTTCCGGAATCAGAGACACAACTAATATTATGGACTGTGGCTATTGAG
- the ano10a gene encoding anoctamin-10 isoform X1, which produces MQQELSTDSSGSRFTPLVVVELASNVKEETIAWLLSRIRDQQQNGGAQLFLEQLGPSVEAQEKENPNIFLVGASWQRLLSGAEDVGLFKEYNDGSMRGFTRANKHNFKDFKGDGDGFLSMAECQYIIKHELETLRAKDETHVPGHSQAKLYPGKSIIRRLLSKGLLIQIFPLHEKEELKRLSFSWYKKVKLSLQPLDDIRHYYGEGQALYFGFLEYFTFALVPMALIGVPYYLFDWEDYDKYVVFAVFNLIWCTVILELWKRFSASLAYSWGTLSRKKAFEEPRPGFHGVLGFNPVTGREEPLYPTAKRHLRIYLVSLPFVLLCLYLSLYVMMIYFQMEGWALSVHDEDPTFWTGILIFIPSIIYAVVIEIMNLIYRYAAEFLTEWENHRLESSYQNHLVLKVLVFNFFNCFASLFYIAFVMQDMVLLRQSLATLLITSQILNQFMEAFLPYWLQRRRNKKMIRKVQKKRTLEEKELPLVEQVRLEADMSTYLGTFDDYLELFLLFGYVSLFSCVYPLAAVLVVLNNITEVYSDAFKMCQVFKRPFSDPAANIGVWQLAFEAMSVIAVVTNCALIGMSPQVKAYFPESETQLILWTVAIEHGLLAFKFILAFLIPDIPKHIQIKLSRLEFESLEALKKKRQLHGGKCWKPWSSVRLSSEE; this is translated from the exons ATGCAGCAGGAGCTGTCAACAGACAGCAGTGGCTCCAGGTTCACTCCTCTGGTGGTGGTAGAACTAGCTTCAAACGTTAAGGAGGAGACCATCGCATGGTTGCTCAGCAGGATAAGAGACCAACAGCAGAATGGAG GTGCTCAGCTGTTCTTGGAGCAGTTGGGCCCTTCAGTCGAAGCCCAGGAGAAGGAAAACCCCAATATATTTCTGGTTGGGGCCTCATGGCAGAGGCTGCTCTCTGGTGCTGAGGATGTGGGCCTCTTCAAGGAGTACAACGATGGGTCCATGAGGGGCTTCACACGTGCCAACAAACACAACTTCAAAGACTTTAAAG GGGATGGAGATGGCTTCCTCAGTATGGCTGAGTGTCAGTACATTATCAAACATGAGCTGGAAACACTGCGAGCCAAAGATGAGACTCATGTACCAGGACACAGCCAGGCCAAGCTCTACCCCGGGAAATCTATAA TTCGCAGACTGCTGTCCAAAGGGCTCCTGATCCAAATTTTTCCTCTGCATGAAAAGGAGGAACTAAAGAGGCTCTCCTTTTCCTGGTATAAAAAGGTGAAGTTGTCCCTTCAGCCTCTTG ATGACATCCGACACTACTATGGGGAGGGACAGGCCCTCTACTTTGGCTTTCTAGAGTACTTCACCTTTGCCCTGGTACCTATGGCCCTCATTGGAGTGCCTTACTATCTGTTTGACTGGGAGGACTACGACAAATATGTAGTCTTTGCTGTATTCAACTTGATCTGGTGCACTGTGATCCTAGAG TTATGGAAGCGATTCAGTGCCTCACTAGCCTACAGCTggggcacactgagcaggaaaAAGGCCTTTGAAGAACCTCGACCTGGATTTCATGGTGTCCTCGGGTTCAACCCTGTAACGGGACGTGAGGAGCCACTTTATCCCACCGCCAAGAGGCACCTACGAATCTACCTTGTGTCCCTGCCTTTTGTCCTGCTCTGCCTCTACCTGTCCCTCTACGTCATGATGATCTACTTCCAGATGGAGGGATGGGCGCTGTCGGTCCATGATGAGGACCCCACGTTCTGGACAGGAATACTCATATTCATTCCCAGTATTATCTACGCTGTGGTCATAGAAATCATGAATCTCATCTACAGATACGCCGCTGAGTTCCTCACCGAGTGGG AAAATCACCGACTAGAGTCTTCATACCAGAATCACTTGGTCCTCAAAGTATTAGTA TTCAACTTCTTCAACTGTTTTGCGTCGCTGTTCTACATTGCCTTCGTTATGCAGGACATGGTGCTGCTCAGACAG AGTCTGGCCACCTTGTTGATCACCAGTCAGATCTTGAATCAGTTCATGGAAGCCTTCCTGCCTTACTGGCTCCAGAGGAGGCGCAACAAAAAGATGATCCGCAAAGTCCAGAAGAAAAGAACTTTGGAGGAAAAAGAGCTTCCTCTGGTGGAGCAAGTTCGACTGGAGGCCGACATGAGCACCTACTTG GGCACATTTGATGACTACCTGGAGCTGTTCCTTCTGTTCGGATATGTCAGTCTGTTCTCCTGCGTCTACCCTCTGGCTGCTGTCCTGGTGGTGTTGAACAACATCACTGAGGTTTATTCTGATGCCTTCAAAATGTGTCAAGTGTTCAAACGACCCTTCTCTGACCCAGCTGCAAACATAGGAGTGTGGCAG CTTGCCTTTGAGGCCATGAGTGTGATAGCTGTTGTGACCAACTGTGCACTGATCGGCATGTCCCCACAAGTCAAAGCTTACTTTCCGGAATCAGAGACACAACTAATATTATGGACTGTGGCTATTGAG
- the abhd5a gene encoding 1-acylglycerol-3-phosphate O-acyltransferase ABHD5 isoform X1: MAEQGGTANRGVVQRMVSVVGVHSLASSLWRYVDTTISPVIDCYLSRCPLPSPSASWDRLQPPMTLMRMKRWCWIPNWLPSWCPTSMNQLQTAEDSMLRCVSSAFTKQFIPISSGNLLWTLTFCSEGVKSKTPMVLLHGFGGGVGLWAQNLDALSQRRPVFALDLLGFGQSTRPLFYTEAQGAEDQFVESIEQWRTKMGLESMILLGHNLGGYLAVAYSIRYPGRVKHIILVEPWGFPERPVSVEPDRPIPVWIKALGAIFRPFNPLAGLRLVGPLGPTLVQTLRPDFKKKFSSMFSDDTVPQYIYHLNVQTPSGETAFKNMTGPYGWAKRPMLHRIDRLHPDIPITIIYGSRSSIDSNSGSSIKDMRPHSHVEIITIRGAGHYVYADQADDFNHRVLQVCDKVD; encoded by the exons ATGGCTGAGCAAGGGGGCACCGCAAACAGAGG GGTTGTTCAGAGAATGGTGTCTGTTGTTGGTGTACACAGCCTGGCCAGCAGCCTGTGGAGATACGTGGACACTACAATAAG tcctgtgatagactgttacctgtccaggtgtcccctgccttcaccctcagccagctgggatagactgcagccccccatgaccctgatgaggatgaagcg GTGGTGCTGGATCCCCAACTGGTTGCCATCATGGTGTCCCACGTCTATGAACCAGCTGCAGACTGCAGAGGACAGCATGCTGCGAT gtGTCAGCAGTGCTTTTACCAAACAGTTCATCCCCATCTCCAGTGGCAATCTGCTTTGGACCCTTACCTTTTGCAGTGAGGGTGTTAAAAGTAAAACTCCCATGGTTCTACTGCATGGATTTGGAGGTGGTGTTGGTCTTTGGGCTCAGAACCTGGATGCTCTCTCCCAGCGTCGACCCGTCTTCGCTCTAGACCTGCTGGGCTTCGGTCAGAGCACCAGACCTCTGTTCTACACAGAGGCCCAGGGAGCAGAGGATCAGTTTGTGGAGTCTATTGAGCAGTGGAGGACTAAAATGGGTCTGGAGTCCATGATACTGCTTGGCCACAACTTGGGAGGATACCTGGCTGTGGCATATTCTATTCGATATCCAGGCAG AGTGAAGCACATCATCCTGGTGGAACCCTGGGGTTTCCCTGAGCGTCCGGTCTCAGTAGAGCCTGACCGCCCCATCCCTGTGTGGATCAAAGCCCTTGGTGCTATTTTCAGGCCCTTCAACCCCTTGGCTGGTCTACGGCTGGTAGGACCACTGG GTCCCACTCTGGTCCAGACCTTGAGACCCGACTTCAAGAAGAAGTTTTCCTCCATGTTCAGTGATGACACCGTGCCACAGTACATCTACCACCTCAACGTGCAAACCCCCAG TGGAGAAACGGCTTTTAAGAACATGACTGGTCCCTATGGCTGGGCAAAGAGGCCAATGCTGCATAGGATAGACCGGCTGCATCCTGACATCCCCATCACCATCATCTACGGCTCCCGCTCCAGCATAGACAGCAACTcaggcagcagcatcaaagaCATGAGACCACACTCTCATGTGGAGATCATA ACAATCCGTGGAGCTGGACACTACGTGTACGCTGACCAGGCTGACGACTTCAACCATAGAGTTTTACAAGTGTGTGATAAAGTTGACTGA
- the abhd5a gene encoding 1-acylglycerol-3-phosphate O-acyltransferase ABHD5 isoform X2 — MAEQGGTANRGVVQRMVSVVGVHSLASSLWRYVDTTIRCPLPSPSASWDRLQPPMTLMRMKRWCWIPNWLPSWCPTSMNQLQTAEDSMLRCVSSAFTKQFIPISSGNLLWTLTFCSEGVKSKTPMVLLHGFGGGVGLWAQNLDALSQRRPVFALDLLGFGQSTRPLFYTEAQGAEDQFVESIEQWRTKMGLESMILLGHNLGGYLAVAYSIRYPGRVKHIILVEPWGFPERPVSVEPDRPIPVWIKALGAIFRPFNPLAGLRLVGPLGPTLVQTLRPDFKKKFSSMFSDDTVPQYIYHLNVQTPSGETAFKNMTGPYGWAKRPMLHRIDRLHPDIPITIIYGSRSSIDSNSGSSIKDMRPHSHVEIITIRGAGHYVYADQADDFNHRVLQVCDKVD; from the exons ATGGCTGAGCAAGGGGGCACCGCAAACAGAGG GGTTGTTCAGAGAATGGTGTCTGTTGTTGGTGTACACAGCCTGGCCAGCAGCCTGTGGAGATACGTGGACACTACAATAAG gtgtcccctgccttcaccctcagccagctgggatagactgcagccccccatgaccctgatgaggatgaagcg GTGGTGCTGGATCCCCAACTGGTTGCCATCATGGTGTCCCACGTCTATGAACCAGCTGCAGACTGCAGAGGACAGCATGCTGCGAT gtGTCAGCAGTGCTTTTACCAAACAGTTCATCCCCATCTCCAGTGGCAATCTGCTTTGGACCCTTACCTTTTGCAGTGAGGGTGTTAAAAGTAAAACTCCCATGGTTCTACTGCATGGATTTGGAGGTGGTGTTGGTCTTTGGGCTCAGAACCTGGATGCTCTCTCCCAGCGTCGACCCGTCTTCGCTCTAGACCTGCTGGGCTTCGGTCAGAGCACCAGACCTCTGTTCTACACAGAGGCCCAGGGAGCAGAGGATCAGTTTGTGGAGTCTATTGAGCAGTGGAGGACTAAAATGGGTCTGGAGTCCATGATACTGCTTGGCCACAACTTGGGAGGATACCTGGCTGTGGCATATTCTATTCGATATCCAGGCAG AGTGAAGCACATCATCCTGGTGGAACCCTGGGGTTTCCCTGAGCGTCCGGTCTCAGTAGAGCCTGACCGCCCCATCCCTGTGTGGATCAAAGCCCTTGGTGCTATTTTCAGGCCCTTCAACCCCTTGGCTGGTCTACGGCTGGTAGGACCACTGG GTCCCACTCTGGTCCAGACCTTGAGACCCGACTTCAAGAAGAAGTTTTCCTCCATGTTCAGTGATGACACCGTGCCACAGTACATCTACCACCTCAACGTGCAAACCCCCAG TGGAGAAACGGCTTTTAAGAACATGACTGGTCCCTATGGCTGGGCAAAGAGGCCAATGCTGCATAGGATAGACCGGCTGCATCCTGACATCCCCATCACCATCATCTACGGCTCCCGCTCCAGCATAGACAGCAACTcaggcagcagcatcaaagaCATGAGACCACACTCTCATGTGGAGATCATA ACAATCCGTGGAGCTGGACACTACGTGTACGCTGACCAGGCTGACGACTTCAACCATAGAGTTTTACAAGTGTGTGATAAAGTTGACTGA
- the abhd5a gene encoding 1-acylglycerol-3-phosphate O-acyltransferase ABHD5 isoform X3 gives MAEQGGTANRGVVQRMVSVVGVHSLASSLWRYVDTTIRWCWIPNWLPSWCPTSMNQLQTAEDSMLRCVSSAFTKQFIPISSGNLLWTLTFCSEGVKSKTPMVLLHGFGGGVGLWAQNLDALSQRRPVFALDLLGFGQSTRPLFYTEAQGAEDQFVESIEQWRTKMGLESMILLGHNLGGYLAVAYSIRYPGRVKHIILVEPWGFPERPVSVEPDRPIPVWIKALGAIFRPFNPLAGLRLVGPLGPTLVQTLRPDFKKKFSSMFSDDTVPQYIYHLNVQTPSGETAFKNMTGPYGWAKRPMLHRIDRLHPDIPITIIYGSRSSIDSNSGSSIKDMRPHSHVEIITIRGAGHYVYADQADDFNHRVLQVCDKVD, from the exons ATGGCTGAGCAAGGGGGCACCGCAAACAGAGG GGTTGTTCAGAGAATGGTGTCTGTTGTTGGTGTACACAGCCTGGCCAGCAGCCTGTGGAGATACGTGGACACTACAATAAG GTGGTGCTGGATCCCCAACTGGTTGCCATCATGGTGTCCCACGTCTATGAACCAGCTGCAGACTGCAGAGGACAGCATGCTGCGAT gtGTCAGCAGTGCTTTTACCAAACAGTTCATCCCCATCTCCAGTGGCAATCTGCTTTGGACCCTTACCTTTTGCAGTGAGGGTGTTAAAAGTAAAACTCCCATGGTTCTACTGCATGGATTTGGAGGTGGTGTTGGTCTTTGGGCTCAGAACCTGGATGCTCTCTCCCAGCGTCGACCCGTCTTCGCTCTAGACCTGCTGGGCTTCGGTCAGAGCACCAGACCTCTGTTCTACACAGAGGCCCAGGGAGCAGAGGATCAGTTTGTGGAGTCTATTGAGCAGTGGAGGACTAAAATGGGTCTGGAGTCCATGATACTGCTTGGCCACAACTTGGGAGGATACCTGGCTGTGGCATATTCTATTCGATATCCAGGCAG AGTGAAGCACATCATCCTGGTGGAACCCTGGGGTTTCCCTGAGCGTCCGGTCTCAGTAGAGCCTGACCGCCCCATCCCTGTGTGGATCAAAGCCCTTGGTGCTATTTTCAGGCCCTTCAACCCCTTGGCTGGTCTACGGCTGGTAGGACCACTGG GTCCCACTCTGGTCCAGACCTTGAGACCCGACTTCAAGAAGAAGTTTTCCTCCATGTTCAGTGATGACACCGTGCCACAGTACATCTACCACCTCAACGTGCAAACCCCCAG TGGAGAAACGGCTTTTAAGAACATGACTGGTCCCTATGGCTGGGCAAAGAGGCCAATGCTGCATAGGATAGACCGGCTGCATCCTGACATCCCCATCACCATCATCTACGGCTCCCGCTCCAGCATAGACAGCAACTcaggcagcagcatcaaagaCATGAGACCACACTCTCATGTGGAGATCATA ACAATCCGTGGAGCTGGACACTACGTGTACGCTGACCAGGCTGACGACTTCAACCATAGAGTTTTACAAGTGTGTGATAAAGTTGACTGA